A region of the Candidatus Hydrogenedentota bacterium genome:
CGCCGTGGCCGTGGGGGCCGCCACGGTCTGGGTGGTCCCATCGCCGAAGTTCCAAGTGCGGCTGGTCACGGGCACGCCGCCCGTGTTCGTGTTGTCCGTGAAGGTCACATCCACGACGGCGGGTCCCGACGACACGTTGGCGCTGTGGGCGATGACCGGCGACACCACCACCGGCGACGCGCCCGTAGTCGTGCGGTTGCCCTGGGCCGTGGCCGCAATCATTGAAATGCTGTACGTTCCGGGCGTCGTGTAGGTATGGCTCCCGCTTGCGGTCTGGCCCGTGCCATCGCCATAGTCCCACTGAGTTCCCGTGATGGCCAAATCTCCGACCGCGGTGGTGTTGGTGACCGAAATGGTGTGGGGGGCGCTGCCGGTCAGCCCGCCGCTTACCGTAAAGGTGAGGGGGTTCACCCGGATGAAGCTCGGCTCCGAGCGCACCAGGCTTCCCTGATTCAGCGTATTGAGGGTAAGGGTTACCGTGTAGGCGCCGGGCGCGGCGTAGGTGTGGCTGGCGGTAAGATTGTTCGTCGTCGTGTCCGCCGTTCCATCGCCCCAGGACCACGTGCGGTTGGATGTGGTCACATTGCCGGGGTCCGTGTCGTCCGTAAACACCGCCGTCAACGCGCCGGGGCCGGAGCGCAGGTTTGCACTGAAGGCGGGTACGGCGTTGATGACGATTTCACTGCCCAGCGCGCCCGTGAAACTCCCATTCGGGGTCACGATGGTCAGCGTGGGCGTGTAGTTGCCGGGAATGATGTACGTGTGGCTCGCCGATCCCGTCAGGGTCGTCAGCGGCGCGGAACCGTCTTCGAAGTCCCAGATCCACTGTGTGATATCCAGATTGCCGACGGCGCTCGTGTCCGTCAGCGTGACAAGAACCGGTGCCGGGCCGCCCGGCGTGGAGGTGCTCAAGGTAACCTCGGGCTCGACAATGATCAGGTCGGCCACCGTGGTGCTCACCGAACCCTGGGCCGACGTTATGGTGAGTCGCACATCGTAGGCGCCCGCCGAGGCGTAGGTGTGGCTTGGGTTCTCGTCCGTGCTCGTCGCACCATCGCCAAAGTTCCAGAGGTAGCCCGTGGGCACGACCGTGCCGAGGGTGGTTGTGTTGGTGAAGTTCACCAGCAGGGGTGCACCGCCGCTCGTCGCGTCCGCCGTAAACGAAGGGACCGGGTTGACCGCAATGTAGTCCGTCTTGGTCGTCGTCTCCGTTCCGCCGGTGGTTGTCAGCACGAAAGTTACCGTATAAAGGCCGGGTACGGTGTAGGTGTGGGAAGGCGTCGCGGCGCTGCTCGTGGCGCCGTCGCCAAAGTCCCAGTCCGTTCCCGTAATGGTGGCCCCGCCCGTGTCCGAGGTATTGGAAAAGCTGACCGAAAGAGGGGCCGGACCCGAGCGCGGGATCCCCGAGAAATTGGGCTCCGGCTCCACTTCAATCGTAACGGGCGCGGCGCTGACGGCGACGCCCAGGGCCGTCGTCAAGCTCAAGGTTGCCGTATACGTGCCGGCGGTCGCGTAGGTGTGAAGTGGATTGGCTTCGGTGCTGCTGCTTCCATCGCCGAAATCCCACAGGACGGCGGTGACGTCCAGGTTGCCCACGTTCGACGTGTCGGAAAATTGAACCTCCAGGGGGGCCACGCCATTTGTCGGAGCCGCGCTGAGCGTTACCACGGGCGCAACATTGATCGTGGTCATGGTTTCCGTCGTCGTCACGCCTTCGGCCGACGTCAAGGCCAGGGTTACCACGTAGATGCCCGGCTCGGCGAACACATGGGTGGGGCTCGCCGCCGTGCTCGTGCTTCCATCGCCGAAGTTCCAGAGCCAGCTCACCCCGGTAAGATTGCCCGCATCGGTTCCGTTCGTAAACACCGCCGAGCTGGAGCCGGAGCCGGGCGTCACCGCGACCGTCGCCGTCAGGTCGGGCAGGACCTCGATATAGTCGGTACGCGCCCCGGTTGTTTCGCCCTGGGTCGTCGTAATGGTCAGTGCCACGTCGTAACGTCCCGCTTTGGCATAGGTATGCCGCGGCGACGCTTCGTCGCTCGGGTCGCCCTCGCCGAAATTCCAGCTCCGCGCCGTGGTTTCGAGGATGCCCGTATTGGTGTTGTCTGAGAAGGCCACGTCCAGGGGGGCCACACCGCTGGTCACACTGCCGGCGAAAGTCACTTCCGGCGCAATCACAATGAGCCCGGTCTTCGTTTCCGAATCCGGCCCCAGGCCCGTGCCCACGGTCAAGGCCACGGTGTACGTTCCGGGCCCCGCGTAGCGATGCGAGGGGCTCTGGAGGCGGCTCGTCGCGCCATCTCCGAAATTCCAGTCCCAGGTCTGCAATTCGACACTGCCCGCCACGGTGGTGTCGGTGAATTGCACCAGCAGGGAATCCTTGCCCGAGGTGGGGCTGGCGCTGAACGAAGCCGCCGGGCGCACCACCACAAAGTCCGACTCGGTGGTCGTGCTGTTGCCCAGTTGGGTCGATACCGTCAGGGAGACATCGTAGACGCCCGGGGCGGCAAAGGTGTGTTCGGGATTCCGCGCCGTACTGTGGGAGCCATCGCCGAAATTCCAGTCCCAGCCCGAGATGCTCAGATCGCCGGGATCCGTTTCGTCTTGAAACTGAACCGCCAGCGGCGCGCCCGTGGCCGAGAGTGGGGTACCGGTGAAGGCCGGTTTCGGGCGCAACTGGACCGACTCCAACTGGGTGGCGCTGACCTCGCCCTGCTCCGTGGTGACGGTCAGGGTCACGTCGTAGATGCCCGCTTTCGTATAGGTGTGGCTCGGGTTCTCCAGCGTGCTTGTGGCGCCGTCGCCGAAGCTCCATGCCCAGGCGCTCGCCGTCAGGGGCGCGACCGCGGTCGTATCCACGAAGGCCACCGCCGCGGGGGCGATGCCTGTGGAGGGCGTGCGCGTGAAGGATACACTGGGATCGACCCGGATAAAGGCGGGTTTCCGTTCCGAATCGGGGCCCGACGAAGTGGCGAGGACCAGCGAGACCGTGTAGGTCCCCGGAGCCGAATAAACGTGGAGCGGATCTTCGACCGCGCTCGTGTTGCCATCGCCGAAGTCCCAGGAGCGGCTATTGATGCCCACCGAACCGGGATCGGATGCGTCCCGGAACTGCACCGAAAGGGGGGCCTTCCCCGCGATGGGCTCGGCCGTAAAATTCGCGTCGGCCCGCTCGAATACGCGGACGAACTGGGAGCGGGTCAGGGTATTTGTCCCTTCCGCCGTCGTAACGGTCAGCGTCACTGAATAGTCGCCGGTGCCGGTATAGACCCGAGTCGGGTTCTGGTCCGTGCTGGTGGTTCCGTCCCCGAACTCCCAGAGCCACCCGGTGATGGGCTGGGTGCCCGGCGTGGAGGTGTCGGTGAAGGTGACGGTCAGCGGGCTTTCCCCGGAGGTCGGCGCGGCTTCAAAGGCGGCCGAGGGCAGCGCCACGACTTCGATATAGGATTCACGATTCAGGGTGCTGCTGCCCACGGACGACTGGACCGTCAGGGAGACGGGATAGCGCCCCGGCGTGGTGTAGACGTGTACGGGATTGGTTTCCCCGCTGAAGGCCGCGTCGCCGAAGCTCCACTGGCGTGTCGTGATCGCCGAGGCGCCCGCCGTCGAGGCATCCCGGAATTCAACGGAGAGGGGCGCGGGGCCCCGCAGGGGCGTAGCGCTGAATCCGGCTTGTGGCGGCGCGAGGGCGGT
Encoded here:
- a CDS encoding PKD domain-containing protein, with product MKPLASLFAGLLITLTLAGCPFSGPTAEFSATPTDGENPLLVRFSDLSLAGSAAIETWRWDFGDGADSAEENPVHTYASHGTYRVTLTVSTLFGTDTETKNAYITVRAAPVAAFSATPRSGNTPLAVQFQDDSDGGPFAITSRQWSFGDGETSDEEDPRHVYQQPGAYTVALTVTSAGGSDTESRQSYIQVGSLPSASFRATPTTGSAPLTVQFTDTSTPGGSAIEAWAWTFGDGETSAEQNPEHRYETPGVYTVILKVRNASGETSTTRTNLIRATEGPVAAFRASPTQGAAPLVATFTDESQPGTSPIKSWLWDFGDGTSSAQRNPAHEFSAPGQYDISLTVETDAGSNTISKERYITALAPPQAGFSATPLRGPAPLSVEFRDASTAGASAITTRQWSFGDAAFSGETNPVHVYTTPGRYPVSLTVQSSVGSSTLNRESYIEVVALPSAAFEAAPTSGESPLTVTFTDTSTPGTQPITGWLWEFGDGTTSTDQNPTRVYTGTGDYSVTLTVTTAEGTNTLTRSQFVRVFERADANFTAEPIAGKAPLSVQFRDASDPGSVGINSRSWDFGDGNTSAVEDPLHVYSAPGTYTVSLVLATSSGPDSERKPAFIRVDPSVSFTRTPSTGIAPAAVAFVDTTAVAPLTASAWAWSFGDGATSTLENPSHTYTKAGIYDVTLTVTTEQGEVSATQLESVQLRPKPAFTGTPLSATGAPLAVQFQDETDPGDLSISGWDWNFGDGSHSTARNPEHTFAAPGVYDVSLTVSTQLGNSTTTESDFVVVRPAASFSASPTSGKDSLLVQFTDTTVAGSVELQTWDWNFGDGATSRLQSPSHRYAGPGTYTVALTVGTGLGPDSETKTGLIVIAPEVTFAGSVTSGVAPLDVAFSDNTNTGILETTARSWNFGEGDPSDEASPRHTYAKAGRYDVALTITTTQGETTGARTDYIEVLPDLTATVAVTPGSGSSSAVFTNGTDAGNLTGVSWLWNFGDGSTSTAASPTHVFAEPGIYVVTLALTSAEGVTTTETMTTINVAPVVTLSAAPTNGVAPLEVQFSDTSNVGNLDVTAVLWDFGDGSSSTEANPLHTYATAGTYTATLSLTTALGVAVSAAPVTIEVEPEPNFSGIPRSGPAPLSVSFSNTSDTGGATITGTDWDFGDGATSSAATPSHTYTVPGLYTVTFVLTTTGGTETTTKTDYIAVNPVPSFTADATSGGAPLLVNFTNTTTLGTVVPTGYLWNFGDGATSTDENPSHTYASAGAYDVRLTITSAQGSVSTTVADLIIVEPEVTLSTSTPGGPAPVLVTLTDTSAVGNLDITQWIWDFEDGSAPLTTLTGSASHTYIIPGNYTPTLTIVTPNGSFTGALGSEIVINAVPAFSANLRSGPGALTAVFTDDTDPGNVTTSNRTWSWGDGTADTTTNNLTASHTYAAPGAYTVTLTLNTLNQGSLVRSEPSFIRVNPLTFTVSGGLTGSAPHTISVTNTTAVGDLAITGTQWDYGDGTGQTASGSHTYTTPGTYSISMIAATAQGNRTTTGASPVVVSPVIAHSANVSSGPAVVDVTFTDNTNTGGVPVTSRTWNFGDGTTQTVAAPTATAQHRYTNTGTTAVVRAATVTLNTSIGNFLSPTPVNVTIHPISFSGDLTNVDAPATITFTDVTSTGGLTITSRSWDFKDGGTSVTTTNSASRNFTKAGSYDVELTITTSQGNTATSSLATPVLVRPVLKYTTGDTTSGPVPLDVTFKDLTDTGNLTGISRRWTWGDGNTDTLTASTTTHSYKTTGCYTATMELISNQGTFTSSDQSLLIAADYTRSLQGWTNPGVGLNGIMFDILPQRNIQLNSYTIDFSSPGSSNTIRHYQCNFPSAGFESRADVWNLVGTVTATSGKSVVLDFSNLALLTNLRRGYYLLNRSMPTTGVGILYRAASGGAAASDGNLTLFTSSAKGLGTSDFNGPTLSNSWFTGKVNYSYDIVCAKEDGGFAIQPHPVTWDIDGKDAGLDTRITVENERDAVGTLDGGWAAITHQSAFGPESAAPLLARTDQNMALLWELDLGNFAFDAVTGVVALSDGDLLVWGETSLDGKEGELMLLRLDAEGETRWLQVVSGCAARDAAGFCPAAGGDLLVLSGINNNEGEVPVVHRLDPFSNVLWRTELDAAPNRVNWGLYQRGDGLTTVYGDIGGEENEGAIWEVDLDENGAFVERPESQ